From one Candidatus Cloacimonadota bacterium genomic stretch:
- a CDS encoding cupin domain-containing protein: protein MKVIHYDNVELEPVNAEGAKGAQIRWLISQNDGAPNFAMRMFEVEPGGHTPYHQHEWEHELYCLSGKGALVTERGELPFAENDIMYVDPGMMHAFKNVGEDTLKFLCLIPHEKPAMKRTMNPFADEEANNC, encoded by the coding sequence ATGAAAGTAATACACTATGACAATGTGGAACTGGAACCAGTAAATGCTGAAGGCGCCAAAGGAGCTCAAATCCGATGGTTGATCAGCCAAAATGATGGCGCTCCAAACTTTGCCATGCGCATGTTTGAAGTGGAACCAGGCGGCCATACCCCCTATCATCAGCATGAATGGGAACATGAACTCTATTGCCTTTCCGGGAAGGGAGCTCTCGTTACAGAACGCGGAGAACTTCCCTTTGCCGAAAACGACATAATGTATGTTGATCCCGGCATGATGCATGCTTTTAAAAACGTAGGCGAGGACACCTTGAAGTTCCTCTGCCTCATCCCTCACGAAAAACCAGCGATGAAGAGGACCATGAATCCTTTCGCTGATGAAGAAGCAAATAACTGCTAA